One Nicotiana sylvestris chromosome 12, ASM39365v2, whole genome shotgun sequence genomic window carries:
- the LOC138882927 gene encoding uncharacterized protein has product MAVETEAMKYDSLFVLMAQSDNDEEDENDEVNFRDVQRNLKSYSYKKLRSLENVLIDAYYSLDNDKVILTIELGETEQSRDDLVVYVVDLNETIANLEKEKEVLNEKINSVENDRDDMMVVVVDLKETIEGLSNEKHTLEEKIAATEQDRDDFLVIITDLEETIKGLNSEHRTVSFGKGKEVASETHIKHEKELNDVKTSLCDLSRQKNKNIYFADLKFLQTGDMSYLKAVDNDAKPWHKGLEHSRLSLLNELIQKNLVVGCQIQDPPGHCMLEQRKRLLKYFRHLSGRSKCRRN; this is encoded by the exons atggcagtggaaactgaagcGATGAAATATGACTCATTGTTCGTGCTGATGGCTCAGTCTGACAATGATGAAGAGGATGaaaatgatgaggtaaatttcagggatgttcagagaaatctaaaaTCCTACTCTTATAAGAAGTTAAGGTCATTAGAAAATGTTCTAATTGATGCATATTATAGCCTTGATAATGATAAAGTGATTctgaccatagaactaggagaaactgaacaatctagagatgatctggtggtctatgtagtggacctaaatgagaccatagctaatcttgaaaaggaaaaggaagttttgaatgaaaaaataaatagtgTAGAAAATGACAGAGATGACATGATGGTAGTGGTTGTTGATTTGAAGGAAACCATAGAAGGTCTTAGCAATGAGAAACACACTCTAGAAGAGAAAATTGCAGCTACTGAGCAAGATAGGGATGACTTTTTGGTAATAATCACTGACCTAGAGGAAACCATTAAGGGACTCAATTCAGAACATAGGACTGTGAGTTTTGGAAAAGGGAAAGAAGTAGCTAGTGAGACACACATCAAGCATGAGAAGGAATTAAATGatgtgaaaactagtctatg TGACCTTAGTCGCCAAAAGAACAAGAACATCTACTTCGCTGACCTTAAATTCCTACAAACTGGTGATATGAGCTACTTAAAGGCTGTTGACAATGATGCAAAACCTTGGCATAAAGGATTGGAACACTCAAGGCTCTCACTTCTGAATGAACTGATTCAGAAGAACCTGGTCGTGGGCTGCCAAATTCAAGATCCACCTGGACACTGCATGTTAGAGCAAAGGAAGAGACTTTTGAAGTATTTTCGACACTTATCAGGAAGATCCAAGTGTAGACGGAACTGA